TTTGTTGGAAGAAAGTAAGCCCACAGAAATTGTTCCGGGTTTTACGATCGAGCTCATCTCTACACTCCATATTCCTCATAAGCCTAGTTATTCTTTATTCATCAATGAGCAAACTTTCTATAGCGCGGACACCAAATTTAATGAAGATTTACTAATACACGAAGTGATAAACAAACGAAATTGCCATACGATTTTGCATGATTGCCAGTTGGGTGGGCACGGAGCGATTCATGCAACCTTAGCTGAACTGCTAACCCTGCCTGAGGAGATCCAGCAAAAAATCCATCTCATGCACTATGGGGACGAGATGGTGAACTATATGGGTAAAACGGGAAAAATGACCTTCATCAAACAGCACGATGTTCTCGTACTTCCGCAGTAAAATCCTTCTCTCGAACCTAGGGATAGCAGCCCATAGGTTCTTTTTCGTGAAAATAATTGTTTTTTTGCTAATCTTTTTACGCATCAGCAGGAATTGGTAAATAGACAGAGAACATGTCAGATGGGTGTAAAATGAGTGAATACTTACATTCAGGAGATGATGCGGTGGTTATTAATTGGATTCTTTTGGCCTATGCAGTAGTATACGTCATATATACGATGATTTTACATACAACACTTCATATACCTCTATTATTACTACTAGTTATCTTGTATGTCATCAGTCTAAGGATTCAGAAGAAG
Above is a genomic segment from Paenibacillus sp. HWE-109 containing:
- a CDS encoding MBL fold metallo-hydrolase — its product is MSLQIQMLGTGSAFAKTLYNTSALVRSNNKNILIDCGHTTPKSLDDIQVQPDQIEGIIISHIHADHIGGLEEMAFRLLYEFNQKKTKLFMTPAIAAILWENTLKGGMYNPSDGFNGIEDYFDIVLLEESKPTEIVPGFTIELISTLHIPHKPSYSLFINEQTFYSADTKFNEDLLIHEVINKRNCHTILHDCQLGGHGAIHATLAELLTLPEEIQQKIHLMHYGDEMVNYMGKTGKMTFIKQHDVLVLPQ